The Apodemus sylvaticus chromosome 5, mApoSyl1.1, whole genome shotgun sequence genome has a segment encoding these proteins:
- the Kat14 gene encoding cysteine-rich protein 2-binding protein codes for MDSGIHLSSLLSRHDDEATRTSTSEGLEEGEVEGETLLIVESEDQVSVDLSHDQSGDSLNSDEGDVSWMEEQLSYFCDKCQKWIPASQLREQLSYLKGDNFFRFTCSDCSADGKEQYERLKLTWQQVVMLAMYNLSLEGSGRQGYFRWKEDICAFIEKHWTFLLGNRKKTSTWWSTVAGCLSVGSPVYFRSGAQEFGEPGWWKLVHNRPPTMRPEGEKLAASTLKVKASKPMLDPIITVEGLRKRASRNPVESAMELKEKRSRTQEAKDIRRAQKEAAGLPDRSTSSTPVKFMSRGRRPDMILEKGEVIDFSSLSSSDRTPLTSPSPSPSLDFSAPGTPASHSATPSLLSEADLIPDVMPPQALFHDDDELEGDGVIDPGMEYLPPPAGSASGLVGSRKKVRAPEQIKQEVDSEEEKPDRMDGDSEDTDSNTSLHTRAREKRKPPLEKDTKPKGPRYTPVSIYEEKLLLKRLEACPGAVAMTPEARRLKRKLIVRQAKRDRGLPLFDLDEVVNAALLLVDGIYGAKDGGASRLPTGQATYRTTCQDFRILDRYQTALPARKGFRHQTTRFLYRLVGSEDLAVDQSIISPYTSRILKPYIRRDYETKPPKLQLLSQIRSHLHRSDPHWTPEPDAPLDYCYVRPNHIPTINSMCQEFFWPGIDLSECLQYPDFSVVVLYKKVIVAFGFMVPDVKYNEAYISFLLVHPEWRRAGIATFMIYHLIQTCMGKDVTLHVSASNPAMLLYQKFGFKTEEYVLDFYDKYYPLESTECKHAFFLRLRR; via the exons ATGGATAGTGGCATCCACCTGAGCAGTCTCCTAAGCCGGCACGACGATGAAGCCACCAGAACATCCACCTCGGAAGGGCTGGAGGAAGGTGAGGTGGAGGGAGAGACTCTCCTGATCGTGGAGTCGGAGGATCAGGTGTCAGTGGACTTATCTCACGACCAGAGCGGGGATTCCCTCAACAGCGATGAAGGGGATGTGTCATGGATGGAGGAACAGCTGTCGTACTTCTGTGACAAGTGCCAAAAGTGGATCCCAGCCA GTCAGCTGAGGGAACAGCTCAGTTACCTTAAGGGCGATAACTTTTTCAGGTTTACTTGTTCCGATTGCTCGGCGGATGGCAAGGAGCAATACGAGAGGCTGAAGCTGACATGGCAGCAG GTGGTCATGCTGGCAATGTACAACTTGTCTCTGGAAGGAAGTGGACGCCAAGGCTATTTCCGGTGGAAAGAAGATATCTGTGCTTTTATTGAAAAACATTGGACTTTTTTACTAGGAAATAG GAAAAAGACTTCAACGTGGTGGAGCACGGTAGCAGGCTGCCTCAGCGTGGGAAGTCCTGTTTATTTCCGGTCAGGTGCTCAGGAGTTTGGAGAGCCTGGATGGTGGAAACTTGTTCACAACAGACCCCCAACCATGAGACCGGAGGGAGAGAAGCTGGCTGCCTCCACTTTGAAAGTGAAAG CCTCAAAACCAATGCTGGATCCCATCATTACTGTTGAGGGACTCAGAAAACGGGCCAGCCGGAATCCTGTGGAATCTGCCATGGAATTGAAAGAGAAGCGGTCTCGAACACAGGAAGCTAAAGACATCAGAAGAGCTCAGAAAGAAGCGGCCGGCCTCCCTGACAGGAGCACCTCTTCTACGCCCGTCAAGTTCATGAGCCGAGGCCGGAGGCCGGACATGATTTTGGAGAAAGGAGAAGTGATTGACTTTTCGTCCCTGAGCTCCTCAGACCGCACCCCCCTCACGAGCCcgtctccttctccctctctggatTTCTCTGCCCCGGGGACTCCGGCCTCGCATTCGGCCACGCCTAGCTTGCTTTCTGAAGCAGACCTCATCCCAGACGTGATGCCACCCCAAGCTCTATTTCACG ATGATGATGAGCTGGAAGGAGACGGAGTTATAGACCCAGGGATGGAGTACCTCCCGCCCCCAGCTGGCTCAGCCTCTGGGCTGGTTGGGAGCAGAAAGAAGGTCAGAGCCCCAGAACAGATTAAACAGGAAGTGGACAGCGAGGAGGAGAAGCCAGACAGGATGGATGGAGATAGTGAAGACACAGATTCAAACACTTCTTTGCACACTAGAGCTCGGGAAAAGAGGAAGCCACCCCTGGAAAAGGACACGAAGCCCAAGGGGCCCAGGTATACGCCTGTGAGCATCTATGAGGAGAAGCTGCTGCTTAAGAGGCTGGAGGCGTGCCCTGGCGCTGTGGCCATGACTCCGGAAGCCAGGAGGCTGAAACGGAAGCTCATTGTCCGTCAAGCAAAAAGGGACCGGGGTTTACCACTGTTTGACTTGGACGAGGTCGTGAATGCCGCACTTCTCTTAGTCGATGGGATTTATGGAGCCAAAGATGGGGGAGCTTCCCGGCTTCCCACCGGACAAGCTACGTACCGGACCACCTGCCAGGACTTCCGGATCCTTGACCGGTACCAG ACGGCCTTACCAGCCAGGAAAGGATTCCGGCACCAGACCACCAGATTTTTGTATCGTTTGGTGGGATCAGAAGATCTGGCTGTGGACCAAAGTATTATCAGCCCTTACACTTCTCGGATCTTGAAACCTTATATCAG GCGTGATTATGAGACAAAGCCACCCAAACTACAGCTCCTGTCACAGATTCGTTCCCACCTGCACAGGAGTGACCCTCACTGGACACCTGAACCTGATGCTCCTCTCGATTACTGCTATGTCCGACCAAATCACATCCCAACGATCAACTCCATGTGTCAGGAGTTTTTCTGGCCTG GCATTGACCTGTCTGAGTGTCTGCAGTATCCAGACTTCAGTGTTGTAGTCCTTTATAAAAAAGTCATTGTTGCCTTTGGCTTCATGGTGCCCGATGTGAAGTACAACGAAGCTTACATTTCATTTCTGCTTGTTCATCCTGAGTGGAGGAGAGCGGGGATTGCCACCTTCATGATCTATCATCTGATTCAG
- the LOC127686001 gene encoding protein PET117 homolog, mitochondrial, whose amino-acid sequence MSRSSKAVLGLSVLLTAATVVGVHLKQRQDRQRLRDGVIRDIERQNQKKENIRLLGEQIILTKQLEAEREKMLEKGSQNT is encoded by the exons ATGTCGAGGAGTTCGAAGGCAGTGCTGGGCCTCTCGGTGCTGCTGACGGCGGCCACGGTGGTCGGCGTGCATCTGAAGCAGCGGCAGGACCGGCAG AGGCTTCGTGACGGAGTGATCAGAGATATTGAGAGGCAgaaccagaaaaaagaaaacattcgtCTTTTGGGAGAACAGATTATTTTGACTAAGCAGCttgaagcagaaagagagaagatgTTGGAGAAAGGATCTCAGAATACCTGA